Proteins from a genomic interval of Cucumis melo cultivar AY chromosome 7, USDA_Cmelo_AY_1.0, whole genome shotgun sequence:
- the LOC103493803 gene encoding uncharacterized protein LOC103493803 — MAAFRRSSLTDHLIDCRLFFLILTFISLILFFSASSTLSDIPFSTFAPLQSFIIGAAFQQPRASNYRPMTTPDRDSSFPMEAENSSSSSSSPEAKMKIQLQKSKMAVCLVGGARRFEVTGPSIMENILKEYPNADLFLHSPLDENTFKLSYLKNAPKIAAVRIFEPKPIPETESQLRVLTAKNSPNGIQGLLKYFQLVEGCLTMIRTYQQLNNFTYDWVVRTRVDGYWNAPLRPDYFVSGHYVVPSGSSYGGLNDRFGVGDLNTSTVALSRLGLIPNLDAAGFLQLNSETAFKAQLTTMGVPFERMRLPFCIVTERQYEFPPGRFGVPVAAMSSRGPLSGTKCRPCRVACEGECVERVMVWLEKGWSWTNWENGTMGLCNASGEWEMGWEKIYEEMVGAEMGDLSWKIQKMKMSECVQGFNQMKRRSGIWDSPNGENICKLGFRT, encoded by the exons ATGGCCGCCTTTCGAAGATCATCTCTAACCGATCATCTCATCGATTGCCGTCTCTTCTTTCTCATCCTAACTTTTATCTCTCTCATCCTCTTTTTCTCCGCTTCCTCCACCCTCTCTGACATTCCCTTTTCCACTTTCGCGCCGCTCCAATCCTTCATCATCGGCGCTGCCTTTCAACAGCCTCGCGCTTCGAATTATCGTCCGATGACGACTCCTGATCGTGATTCTTCCTTTCCGATGGAGGCAGAGAattcgtcgtcgtcgtcgtcgtcgccCGAGGCTAAGATGAAGATTCAGTTACAGAAATCGAAAATGGCTGTGTGTTTAGTCGGTGGAGCGAGGAGGTTTGAGGTTACTGGACCGTCGATTATGGAGAACATTCTTAAGGAGTATCCGAATGCGGACTTGTTTCTGCATAGTCCGCTTGATGAGAACACGTTCAAGTTATCGTACTTGAAAAACGCGCCGAAAATCGCCGCCGTGAGAATCTTTGAGCCGAAACCGATTCCGGAGACTGAGTCGCAACTCCGAGTTCTAACGGCGAAGAACTCGCCCAACGGCATCCAG GGGCTTTTGAAGTATTTTCAATTGGTGGAAGGATGCCTTACGATGATCCGAACGTACCAACAACTCAACAACTTCACCTACGACTGGGTTGTGCGGACACGTGTCGACGGGTACTGGAACGCCCCACTCCGACCCGATTACTTCGTCTCCGGCCATTACGTAGTGCCGTCGGGATCCTCCTACGGCGGACTCAACGACCGTTTCGGCGTCGGAGACCTCAACACCTCCACCGTCGCTCTTTCGCGCCTTGGTCTTATTCCTAATCTGGATGCCGCCGGATTCCTCCAACTGAACTCGGAAACCGCTTTCAAGGCGCAGTTAACCACCATGGGGGTACCGTTCGAAAGGATGCGTTTGCCGTTTTGTATAGTGACGGAGAGGCAGTATGAATTTCCGCCGGGGAGGTTTGGGGTACCAGTGGCGGCGATGTCGAGCCGGGGGCCGCTGAGTGGGACGAAGTGTAGGCCGTGTAGGGTGGCGTGTGAGGGAGAGTGTGTGGAGAGGGTTATGGTTTGGTTAGAGAAAGGATGGAGTTGGACGAATTGGGAAAATGGGACAATGGGATTGTGCAATGCGAGTGGAGAATGGGAGATGGGATGGGAGAAAATATACGAGGAAATGGTTGGGGCAGAAATGGGGGATTTGAGTTGGAAAATTCAGAAGATGAAGATGAGTGAATGTGTTCAAGGTTTTAACCAAATGAAAAGACGAAGTGGGATTTGGGATTCGCCAAATGGGGAGAATATTTGTAAGTTGGGTTTTagaacttaa
- the LOC103493802 gene encoding uncharacterized protein LOC103493802 — translation MENKQRIEMEREQQRREQSKKIEQEPPYYISPMQPLTESAYGGGMYGTEEGDQESLQIKKVPASQTQSADGPVEAEMKLKHPPPPSSGDRDIDITGQSYFQ, via the coding sequence ATGGAAAACAAGCAGAGGATAGAGATGGAGAGGGAGCAGCAGAGGCGAGAACAATCAAAGAAGATAGAGCAAGAACCGCCGTACTACATTTCTCCGATGCAGCCATTGACGGAAAGTGCTTACGGCGGAGGAATGTACGGCACGGAGGAGGGAGATCAGGAAAGCCTGCAGATCAAGAAAGTACCTGCGAGCCAGACGCAGAGCGCCGATGGACCAGTCGAAGCGGAAATGAAGCTGAAGCATCCGCCTCCGCCGTCATCAGGCGACAGAGACATCGATATCACCGGGCAATCGTATTTCCAGTAG
- the LOC103493801 gene encoding uncharacterized protein LOC103493801 codes for MGLRFKIVNIVIKKRVRSISLPCRSHPLIFQLKDQIANLHSWSLNSDSRTAAWICEGLSHLKTVHNHLDDILNLPQTRESLRHNPHWIDKLLEHFLRFVDVYGIFQTLILSLKEEHSAAQVAMRRKDEEKIALYVKSRKRLARQMAKLVSSLSTVQKKTKIAEQGQAGVTADLAAVIEEVIGVTMTVSLALFNGISESFGTKNTWRWTRLDRVTKKVKKSAEDQEKGIQEFREIGSENLRELKKKGKEETKIAMKKMRDLEDWISDIENGSQRVFRSLISARVSLLNALSQQQEHKN; via the exons ATGGGCCTGCGCTTT aaaatagtaaatattgtaATAAAGAAAAGA GTCCGTTCCATCAGTCTTCCCTGCCGATCTCACCCTTTGATTTTCCAACTCAAGGACCAGATCGCCAATCTCCATTCCTGGTCCCTCAACTCCGATTCCCGCACCGCCGCCTGGATCTGTGAAGGCTTAAGCCATCTCAAAACCGTCCACAACCATCTCGACGACATTCTCAACCTCCCTCAAACTCGAGAGTCCCTCCGACACAACCCGCACTGGATCGATAAGCTTCTAGAACATTTCTTACGCTTCGTCGACGTCTACGGAATCTTCCAGACTTTGATTCTCTCCCTCAAAGAAGAACACTCCGCCGCACAGGTCGCGATGAGGAGAAAAGACGAAGAGAAAATAGCGTTGTACGTTAAATCAAGGAAGAGGTTAGCTAGGCAAATGGCAAAACTGGTCTCGAGTCTTTCGACCGTACAGAAGAAAACCAAAATTGCCGAACAAGGCCAAGCCGGAGTCACCGCCGATCTTGCCGCAGTGATCGAAGAAGTCATAGGAGTAACGATGACAGTTTCCCTGGCACTGTTCAACGGAATCTCAGAATCATTCGGGACTAAAAACACATGGAGATGGACAAGATTAGATCGCGTCACGAAGAAGGTGAAGAAATCGGCGGAAGATCAGGAGAAGGGGATTCAAGAATTCAGAGAAATTGGGTCGGAGAATTTGagagaattgaagaagaaagggaaagaagaaacGAAAATAGCgatgaagaagatgagagaTTTGGAGGATTGGATAAGCGACATTGAAAATGGAAGCCAAAGGGTTTTCAGAAGTTTGATCAGTGCAAGAGTTTCATTGCTCAACGCTCTGTCGCAGCAGCAAGAACACAAAAATTAG